The proteins below come from a single Actinomycetota bacterium genomic window:
- the hpt gene encoding hypoxanthine phosphoribosyltransferase — protein sequence MAQREIESVLLDEATVRQGVAELAARISEDYRGRDLLLVGVLKGAVVLMADLSRALTIPHEVDFIATSSYGSATESSGVVRLLKDLDREIEGRHVVLVEDIVDTGLTLDYLLATLRPRRPASLEVCALLAKPDELRVEVPVKYKAFDIPSVFVVGYGLDYAERFRNLPFIGTLRREVYERSGAG from the coding sequence ATGGCGCAACGCGAGATCGAGTCCGTGCTGCTGGACGAGGCGACCGTCCGGCAAGGGGTGGCCGAGCTGGCGGCGCGGATCTCGGAGGACTACCGGGGGCGCGACCTGCTGCTCGTCGGTGTCCTGAAAGGGGCCGTGGTGCTCATGGCGGACCTCTCGCGGGCCCTGACGATCCCGCACGAGGTGGACTTCATCGCCACCTCGTCCTACGGGTCGGCGACCGAGTCGTCGGGTGTCGTGCGGCTGCTCAAGGATCTGGACCGTGAGATCGAGGGGCGGCACGTGGTCCTGGTCGAGGACATCGTGGACACCGGGCTGACGCTCGACTACCTGCTGGCCACCCTGCGGCCGCGGCGGCCGGCCTCGCTGGAGGTGTGCGCGCTGCTGGCCAAGCCGGACGAGCTGCGGGTCGAGGTGCCGGTGAAGTACAAGGCCTTCGACATCCCGAGCGTGTTCGTGGTCGGGTACGGGCTCGACTACGCCGAGCGCTTCCGGAACCTGCCGTTCATCGGGACCCTGCGGCGCGAGGTATACGAGCGTAGCGGCGCCGGTTAG
- a CDS encoding tyrosine-type recombinase/integrase, with translation ALAEHLSTYAEPGPDGLVFPAERGGPIRRSNFTRRVWIPATRAAGVQGLRFHDLRHTAATLAVAAGASTRELMVRMGHSSSAAALRYQHVMAGRDAAIAAALDELIQAASARSEDSAAAGSGTRVARTGQHRRKGDRR, from the coding sequence AGGCGCTGGCCGAGCACCTGAGCACCTATGCCGAGCCCGGCCCGGACGGGCTGGTGTTCCCGGCCGAGCGGGGCGGCCCCATCCGTCGCAGCAACTTCACCCGCCGGGTCTGGATCCCGGCCACCCGCGCCGCCGGGGTCCAGGGGCTCCGCTTCCACGACCTTCGCCACACCGCCGCCACCCTGGCCGTCGCCGCCGGCGCCAGCACCCGTGAGCTGATGGTGCGGATGGGGCACTCCTCCTCGGCCGCCGCCCTGCGCTATCAGCACGTCATGGCTGGCCGGGATGCCGCCATCGCGGCCGCTCTGGACGAGCTGATCCAGGCCGCCTCCGCGCGCTCGGAGGACTCGGCCGCAGCTGGGAGTGGCACGCGGGTGGCACGAACCGGGCAACACCGCCGGAAGGGCGACCGCCGATGA
- the paaI gene encoding hydroxyphenylacetyl-CoA thioesterase PaaI gives MYDADEASRHLGIQITDVAPGRATARMQVRDTMLNGHAICHGGYVFLLADTAFAFACNTYGPTTVAAACDVVFLGPAHLGDDLIAEATERHRYGRSGIYDVTVRREAPEPTVIAEFRGHSRTLRP, from the coding sequence ATGTACGACGCCGACGAGGCCTCCCGCCACCTCGGCATCCAGATCACCGACGTCGCCCCCGGCCGAGCCACCGCCCGCATGCAGGTCCGCGACACCATGCTCAACGGCCACGCCATCTGCCACGGCGGCTACGTGTTCCTCCTCGCCGACACCGCCTTCGCCTTCGCCTGCAACACCTACGGCCCCACCACCGTCGCCGCCGCCTGCGACGTCGTCTTCCTGGGTCCCGCCCACCTCGGCGACGACCTCATCGCCGAAGCCACCGAACGCCATCGCTACGGCCGCAGCGGCATCTACGACGTCACGGTCCGCCGGGAGGCTCCTGAGCCCACCGTCATCGCCGAGTTCCGCGGCCACAGCCGCACGTTACGCCCGTGA